Below is a genomic region from Virgibacillus dokdonensis.
TTAATTATATGTTAAACAATTGATGTAAGTTGTGGACATAAGTGCTTTTTCTTTTGCAAAAATAATAGCCAGTACCCATTTTAAGTGGGTACCAACCATACTAATATAAACCATAAAGACAATAACATCTATTCGATCATTTTTTTAGGTCTACGAACGAGGGCAATAATACCTGCGATTAGGTAAGCGGCGCCTCCGAAAATACCAAAGAAAAGGCTGGCAACGGTACCTACAATAGCGGTAACAATGAGTAATATTCCTGCAGCTTTCGGTTTTTTGTCTCCTATTAAGAAGAATAATGCAAGGGTGCCCAACGCTATTTGAACTAAAAACACAAAGAATAAATAGTTTGTTCCTGTTTCAAGCACGGTTTTAAACTCTTGTTCATTTAATTCTTCAACTCCAGGTTCTGAAGTCTCTTCTTGAAGTTGCATGAATTCTTCAACCATTGATTCCATCGTATCATTATTAGTAAACGCAACGACGCCAACACTAACTGTCATTAACAAGAAAATCACTAATCCAATACTAGTGAAAATCATTTCAACTGTACGCTTCATCTTTATACCTCCTATAAATCGATTAACTCAATATCCGTTAAAATGAGTT
It encodes:
- a CDS encoding DUF4064 domain-containing protein, which translates into the protein MKRTVEMIFTSIGLVIFLLMTVSVGVVAFTNNDTMESMVEEFMQLQEETSEPGVEELNEQEFKTVLETGTNYLFFVFLVQIALGTLALFFLIGDKKPKAAGILLIVTAIVGTVASLFFGIFGGAAYLIAGIIALVRRPKKMIE